The genomic segment TCTAGCGCAGCAACTGCCTCATTTAACAGATTCCATTGGCCGATACTGTTGTTGAGCAACTGCTCTAGTCGGACAAAGAGCACCTGTCTTGCTTGAATCCTGTCACCGGTGTTTGCAGATTTAAGACACCAGAAAGATGTACTCACTTTTAATCTGCCAATAAACTTTGACACATGTGGACATTTTACAATCAGTATTTATTGTTCCCACTTCATTTCACAAGCATGAATATGTGGTTGCAGTTTTCTTTGACCATGTAAAAGGAAAAGGTGTTGCCTCAGATCAGAAAATTCAATGCACGAACTTCCCTCAGAAATTTTCTGATGCTTATTAGACGTACATGAGCACTTATAGCTTGCGTAACTAACAAAGCTTGACTAGGAAACACAAGTGAGAAGCAAAAGCTAAGACATCACAGTATGCATGATTACACTTCACAAAACATcattgtttgcaaaataaaaggtTAGTCTGGTTGGTTGCCTAAAGAATAAATACACCAATTTACCATGCGTGACAAGATGCATACAGAAAATTCAGATGAGAATTCACTCCGGTAATACTAAtaccactgaagaaaaaaaaaaccacagcaCCACGCATCCCTGACCCTGGTGACTTGTGTCGCAGGAGGCTTACATGAAGTACAGATAATGCTTTGCTATGAAATGAATATGAGGACAGGCAGAAGCAAGTAAACAACGATCACTTCTTGCACAGTGACTAGTCTGTTTGGTTGCCTAAAGAAGAAATACACCAATTTACCATGCGTGACAAGATGCGTACAGAAAATTCAGATGAGCATTTACTCTGGTAATACTAAtgccactgaagaaaaataaaactgcagCACCACGCATCCCtgtgtcacggatctcctccggagaacactctggccgaaagaatggactaggcgacaggcgtacccacacagacgcacatttaatacaacccacgcggcacgaacagcagcacacaagcctaacaaaactaacacacaacaTACAAAGACTGTCAGTACACACGACCCAGTAACATTACACTAGCCTTCTACTGatagtggttggcgttcgtgctcacatctggttcggtgcgtatgtggcgtggtgtgggtcccgtagccggcgtcggagtggcgttcgacattcgaggactggcgtcgctggaggcgtcgttggttgcgtcgtacacgctcccggtccgagcgcccgtggaggtctggccgatgatgttggcgttggggcaccacccggaagagtggtgacagcggtagagacacccctggccgtagcaggtggtggcgtcctccgtggactccccggaacggactcaggaacggcaggaagtctgcggagcaaagccgtagaacgcgagctcaccggagcactagccggcgtcgctctcttccggtcgaaccgtccctcacccgccgagtctccgctgctttcttctccccccgtgtctcgcccttcctcgcccttttatagccttcttgttagtccacgtaatccttctcttcgtcttcttcccttCTATATGTGACACCCTGACCCTGGTGACTTGTATCACAGGAGGCTTACATGAAGTACAGATAATGCTTTGCTATGAAATGAATATGAGGACAGGCAGAAGCAAGTAAACAACGATCACTTTTTGCACAATGACTAGTCTGTTTGGTTGCCTAAAGAATAAATACACCAATTTACCATGCGTGACAAGATGCATACAGAAAATTCAGATGAGCATTCACTCCGGTAATACTAAtaccactgaagaaaaaaaaaccacagcACCACGCATCCCTGACCCTGGCGACTGGTATCGCAGGAGGCTTACATGAAGTACAGATAATGCTTTGCTATGAAATGAATATGAGGACAGGCAGAAGCAAGTAAACAACGATCACTTTTTGCACAATGACTAGTCTGTTTGGTTGCCTAAAGAAGAAATACACCAATTTACCATGCGTGACAAGATGCGTACAGAAAATTCAGATGAGCATTTACTCTGGTAATGCTAATgccactgaagaaaaaaaaactgcagcaccacGCATCCCTGACCCTGGTGACTTGTATCGCAGGAGGCTTACATGAAGTACAGATAATGCTTTGCTATGAAATGAATATGAGGACAGGCAGAAGCAAGTAAACAACGATCACTTTTTGCACAATGACTAGTCTGTTTGGTTGCCTAAAGAATAAATACACCAATTCACCATGCGTGACAAGATGTGTACAGAAAATTCAGATGAGCATTTACTCTGGTAATACTAATgccactgaagaaaaaaaaaactgcagcaccacGCATCCCTGACCCTGGTGACTTGTATCACAGGAGGCTTACATGAAGTACAGATAATGCTTTGCTGTGAAATGAATACGAGGACAGGCAGAAGCAAGTAAACAAACATCACTTTTTGCACAATATGACTAGTCTGGTTGGTTGCCTAAACAATAAGTACACCAATTTACCATGCGTGACAAGATGCGTACAGAGAATTCAGATATATATATCTCTACCGGTGGCGTTTTGCTGGAGTATGTCCTTAAGCTGCCCACAAATTGCAGTAACACAGTGGTTATGGTGTgttgctgctaagcacaaagtcaTGCGTCTGATCCACTGATAGTACCAAAACGCTTATGCCATACGGTGTACTATATTTACACGTAAATAACATGAGGGAGGACTTTCTGTCtctcggaaaaaagaaaaaattgcacATATAATAGCAAGTGTTTCAACGCTTGTATACCAAGCGTTGAAAAACCCTATTCAGTAAATAGAAGTACCACTCTAGAGCGAGGCAACATTCATTCTACTAACTTTGTTGCCTTACAAGTTCACACAAAATCCACTGAAAATAAAATTGTTCAAGAGTTGGAATGGCCTCTTGAAGGAAAGCATCATCCCTACCGACAACCATGGTCACGCTCTGCTTCTTTGAATATACAAAGAAGAAACACTGCTTTGCATTAAGCAGGTACATCAAAATCTGGACCTGTGTATAGTACCTGTGCGACTTCCTTAGTATGGGGTTTCCATCAACATGATGCACATAGTCAAGGATGCTGTGCCCTGAATCGTCAAAAATCCCTCTGTCAATGCATTTGTGTGGGCACTTTATCTCCAGCAAGCATGTCTCgccagagagagaaaaaattccATCAGGGCTTCCACAAAGCCATGGCTGTTGCGGGTGAAGTAACAGGCCCACCTGAAATGTCATTTTTTGCTCATTTGTGTTACGCAGTCAAAAATTGTTGCACAGATTATTTCTTTCCCCATTACTTATTTCAATATTGTCAACATTTCCTCGAGCTTCCTAACAGTCAAAATGTATatttaggctagttggttcatatccgTAATAAAACAGTGCCAGAGAACCGACGGGACCAGACGAAGAAAAATATGTACATGTACACATGGTGACAAAATAATGGGTTAATAAAACATGTTTTACAACATTAGTACAATTTGACTAAGATGTATAAAAGAAGCACAGTGCGAGACTGGGATAGTTGGTAATCCATGACGAGGTGCACAGCGCAACAATGGACAGAAGGGCACAACAAAGGCAAGCACTTGCCTCCCTCGTGCCTTTCAGGTCCACTGTCATGCTGTGCACATCAGCATAAAAGAGGATAATGTACTTTGACATGTTGTCAGTTCACCTATAGGCTGCCTGCGACAACATGCAGCACGATAGGAGACGACGTGTACTGTAACATTAAACATTGCATAGTTGAAAATGATTCCAACTATTATGTTTTTTATTTATCACAAAATAGGCTGTACTTAGCTCTCCAGATAACGCAAGTGACATGCTCACCTCTGTCACCTTGACACCACGCTGCTGCTCAAAGTCCTTCCTGGCCACTGGCTCCATACGTATTCCTAATATAGAACACACACATGTAATTTATATTGCTTAATTAGATCCAACAATCTTAACGTACCATATGTTGTAGCCTCGGACGAAAAAAAATTGGATTTGAAAAGGCTGTGAACAATCTCTTTAGGGCCTCTGCGGGTACGCAAAATTGTGTGAGCTGCTGTGCTGCTGATGCGCACTTTGCGTCCCTTGTGCCACCTGCATAGACGTATATATACACAACATAAACATAACGAAACGAACATGTCAGAAATATACCTATGCAATGCTTTCTGAACCATTGTTACCTCGGACAACTTGACTGCCCAGCAGTCAGCACGCATAGCTCATTAACCGACTCGCATACAACGAAATTGTTGTAAAAAGCCCTCTCCTCTGGTGTCAGCCCTTGCAGATGGTTCCTTGGGGCTATGGTTACTTTTGGAAAGTCACCTAGCACGCCCAGCATGTGAAGGGGTCTATGGGGTGACTTCAACAGTATGTTAAGCTTTTGATGCAGCAATGCTCTTCGATCTTTTTCGAAAATTTGATGAAGAATTTCGCCACGCCTAATCTCCGCTTCACTTTTTTCCATCTCCTTAAGTACAGTTGTAAAAGGGGATTCAATGCCCCCGAAATGTTGGGTGATGTAGGTAGGTGGCAGCTCTGCAGGCTGCTTGTTTGCCACAAAGGGACTGTTGTTATCTGCAAACAGGAGGACATGAAAGAGGATAGGGCATTAAAATAATACACAGAAAGACGGATTTGACTTCGTACAGGAGTAGATTTCGAGCGAAGAAGCGGGAAGGAAAACACTGCTTACTTGGTTATGTCAGGTTGCACAGTAGAAAGGATACACTTTCCCTCATAAGTGACCCATATTTGGTTCAAGCAAGAAAATTCTAAAGGCATGCTTTAATTGCACTTCGTGAAATAAAAAATAGCAATTATGTGCGTGTATATAGTAATGAACACTGCATGAGTAATTAAGAGTTCTTTTTCGTAAATTTGTATTGCTATGATGCTTTAGCGAAAAACTCGGCTGTTTCTATTCACGTGTAGACTCCACAGAAAAAATTCGGAGCGCGTACATAACACAAGCTAGAATAAAAAGGCCAAATAATATAGCGAAAGCACATAGAACAGAAAGCAAGAGCATCCTACCTCCAAACAGCTTTCTCAGTGGCACTTTGTCGTCATGGTCGGGCTTCGACGATGGTTTCCCCCATGACTGCGGGCCGCTCGTACACGACACGTCCTCGTGCAGCTTGATGTAAAATACCACCGCTGCGCAGTGTTTACAGTCGCCGAGGGCGCCGTAACGGCACGTGCACGTCCCCTTCAGTACAGTTCGAGGCGCGATCGACAGCTGTAAACGAAGACGGCGAACGAAAAAAAGAGGTGAGCGTTAGGCATGACGCGCGGTGGCACACGCATACGCAGTACATCGCGAGCGAACTGTCGACGGCAACGAAAGCGTGAGCGTGCGACACGGAAGCGAGGTGCAAGTACACTTCTGATACGTAGCGCACGataaacgagaacaaaaaagaaagagagacggaCGGGGACACAAGCCTTCCCTTTTGTTCTTGCCTATCGTTCACAACTCACCAAAACTTCTAGAAGTAAGATATGCAAGGCACGTTCGTAGTAATTAGGCTACAAATGACAGTTGGAAAAGCTCTACAGCCGTATGTGCACACtcaagtgcaataaaataattatttgtcAACTTACTTGGAGTTCGACGTCGTAAGcctgcttgctttgttgtgacaagCACTTCGCCGAGATATCCGTGCCGTTCACCTCTCTGACACGATACACATGATTGTTGTCGTAAAGCTGGCGTCCTTTTTCAAGCGTCGATGGTCGGAAATGTGCCTCGACGTTTTCAATTGCCTTAAAACCGCAATGCAGCACGACCGACATGATTCAAGCGAGTGCCGCAAAAGCATGCCGTCGTAGAAGCGGACGCCTCAGTGTTTCGCAGAAGGCGTAAGCTGCTGACACGCACGTGGTAGTAGTGAAATGCCATACTTaaacgctgctgccacgcacggaagtgacgtcagagttatgatgacgttgtttaaacaagtatgacgtgttccggtttatagttttgcgcgcgctgctggagcTGCTTCAGCTTTTCAACTTAGCTAAGACACAATTTTACGGTTTCTTACTGTATTGTGTGCTAGAATGTTGTTCTAGTTGCGCTGGAAGAATCGGATGGTGTTCGAACTTGCGATCACGAGCGACACTTGGACGCAACGCTGGAGCAGCTCGTTTCCTTATGCCTTGCAGCGCGTTTATGGTTGGTAGTGTGGTCTTATGTAGCTCCTGTTACGTTTTTCagtgctcttgtttgttgaatttgctgttGTGAATGGGGCACATGTTGGCTTTCAGTATGGCagaacttttttctcttatgGTAAAAACGTTTAAACGCGTTCTAAACTCTTGTCGCTGCAGCCAGAGtgcgggaagcctcgagctcgcttcttcccggcgCCGCCCCGGCTTCgagggccgccggggaccttctccatcggcgttgccgccgctgggagacgactctcaaaagttcagagttggcagaccgcagctctgggccatccggcaagccgaaggtgccgctcgagttcaaggacttcgagccgccacctgacaaaaactgccggaccattctctattaaagtttcttcttcatcCTTCTTAGGATTGCTCTTGCATATATTGCCCGAGTAAGtgctgttgcaatttttttacggcaatgtcgcatttacctctactgtttcttgtcttgcatCTTCATGCTGTTTCCCTGTTTACCTCGGATTTTGGTGGCTAGCGAATCGCGACTTGCTTGTGCACCTGCTCGTTacagttcaaaaggcacatgttgagcaacctgaatataaactatgaagacaaatattgcaaAAGGTGGCCCAGCCACTCATAGCTCTACTTTGGTTCAATTTTGTTGTAAAGTTTGGCTGTCTTGAAGACCgagaaattttcttaaatttcttccagctagtttgctaagctgctatttagtattgcttcttatgATGGCGCTGTGCGAGGTACGAGGTTTGcgcaaatgttcctcgcaacttgTTTGTAGACGTGACGTAGCTTCATTGCAGGAACCTGCATTTTGTTATACATGTGAAATGCATGCTAATATGACCAGTGTGGGCTTGCAGGTCCATGCATGCCACTCTCAAGCAAATGCCGTTTTCATTGTATGAATCTTCCTTGACCTTGCTGCACTTCAcagggcttgtttggttaatccTTTTGTCTGTGCAATAGAATGCTCATAGGTCTTGAGCTTTACCCTGATCCTtttgtccaacaaaaaaaaaactctttaggcATTGCGTTAGGGAACATATCTGGGTGATAATGTGACAATCTTTGcctctataacctttcttttctcctatCTTCAGTGAAGTTGTCAACCACCTGTCTCTTTGTTCGAACAGAGTGCCATGCATTGACAGAAATTctcatcacaacaagaaaatctctGAAGGAAATTTTGAAACTGACTAGGACttcgtcttgggcaagttggtgaaatctgcgacgcattttttttttgtgcgcaaaaagATATTTATAGAAGAAGGACGCATGAAAGTGCGAACTACCAACTGACTTAATGATTCAAAGGATGGAAGATAGGGTACAAGTTTTGTGCACATGCAAGAGGcgaatgttgtgacagtgctagtttGTCTAGTAATGCTACAAATCGGCATTAAACAAGTG from the Dermacentor variabilis isolate Ectoservices chromosome 9, ASM5094787v1, whole genome shotgun sequence genome contains:
- the LOC142592793 gene encoding uncharacterized protein LOC142592793; protein product: MPCSAFMPECGKPRARFFPAPPRLRGPPGTFSIGVAAAGRRLSKVQSWQTAALGHPASRRCRSSSRTSSRHLTKTAGPFSIKVSSSSFLGLLLHILPDTKPKKLSITLDFSQTGCCPVIEFLFTQGQIVKEIL
- the LOC142592791 gene encoding uncharacterized protein LOC142592791; this translates as MSVVLHCGFKAIENVEAHFRPSTLEKGRQLYDNNHVYRVREVNGTDISAKCLSQQSKQAYDVELQLSIAPRTVLKGTCTCRYGALGDCKHCAAVVFYIKLHEDVSCTSGPQSWGKPSSKPDHDDKVPLRKLFGDNNSPFVANKQPAELPPTYITQHFGGIESPFTTVLKEMEKSEAEIRRGEILHQIFEKDRRALLHQKLNILLKSPHRPLHMLGVLGDFPKVTIAPRNHLQGLTPEERAFYNNFVVCESVNELCVLTAGQSSCPR
- the LOC142592792 gene encoding uncharacterized protein LOC142592792, yielding MEPVARKDFEQQRGVKVTEVGLLLHPQQPWLCGSPDGIFSLSGETCLLEIKCPHKCIDRGIFDDSGHSILDYVHHVDGNPILRKSHRLPAVPESVPGSPRRTPPPATARGVSTAVTTLPGGAPTPTSSARPPRALGPGACTTQPTTPPATPVLECRTPLRRRLRDPHHATYAPNQM